A stretch of Miscanthus floridulus cultivar M001 chromosome 13, ASM1932011v1, whole genome shotgun sequence DNA encodes these proteins:
- the LOC136500620 gene encoding serine/threonine-protein kinase D6PK-like yields the protein MSVEVAKHDVPGHQATKPVADHAIDPVPAKEDKKAMDGAPKLAAAKNVLEEQKSSHRRQESSASMLDKGPSSVCSNCGVLDEAPTLQGDSGELKDIQSLDCGGGNQEKNTSQKSSMSESFASAKASDGANSLRKTSGSAKISDRADFPESGKSSMCRPSASSNISDESSCSSMSSSMTKPHKGSDSRWEAIRVIRSRDGILGLSHFRLLKKLGCGDIGSVYLSELNGTKSYFAMKVMDKGSLASRKKLLRAQTEREILQSLDHPFLPTLYTHFETDKFSCLVMEFCPGGDLHTLRQRQPGKYFSEQAAKFYVAEVLLALEYLHMLGIIYRDLKPENVLVREDGHIMLTDFDLSLRCDVSPTVVKSANPGLDALQRSNQAYCVQPACIEPSCIQPACVAPTTCFGPRFFSKSKSKKEKKPKPKPEIVNQVSPLPELIAEPTDARSMSFVGTHEYLAPEIIKGEGHGSAVDWWTFGIFLYELLFGKTPFKGSGNRATLFNVVGQPLRFPESPIVNFSARDLIRGLLVKDPQHRLGYKRGTTEIKQHPFFEGVNWALIRCASPPDVPKPVELDRPPKPAPANDKVASAANQKGPDNFLEFEFF from the exons ATGTCCGTGGAGGTTGCCAAGCACGACGTGCCTGGGCACCAGGCTACTAAACCAGTGGCTGATCATGCAATAGATCCAGTTCCTGCAAAGGAGGACAAGAAAGCAATGGATGGTGCGCCGAAGCTTGCTGCTGCTAAGAATGTCCTGGAGGAGCAAAAGTCCTCCCATCGGCGGCAAGAGTCTTCTGCATCAATGTTGGACAAGGGTCCTTCCAGTGTTTGCTCAAACTGCGGTGTCCTGGACGAGGCGCCAACCCTGCAGGGCGATTCCGGGGAGCTGAAGGATATCCAGAGCTTGGACTGCGGTGGTGGTAACCAGGAGAAGAATACGTCGCAGAAGAGCAGCATGAGCGAGAGCTTTGCTTCTGCCAAGGCCAGCGATGGGGCGAACAGCCTGAGGAAGACCAGCGGCAGTGCTAAGATCAGTGACCGGGCTGATTTTCCAGAGAGTGGGAAGAGCAGCATGTGCCGCCCGAGCGCGAGCAGCAACATCAGCGATGAGAGCTCGTGCAGCAGCATGAGCAGCAGCATGACGAAGCCGCACAAGGGGAGTGATTCTAGGTGGGAAGCCATCCGAGTGATAAGGTCTAGGGATGGCATTTTGGGTTTGAGCCACTTTAGGCTGCTTAAGAAGCTGGGCTGTGGTGATATTGGCAGCGTGTACCTCTCTGAACTGAATGGTACAAAGAGTTACTTTGCCATGAAGGTCATGGACAAAGGTTCATTGGCGAGCCGGAAGAAGCTTCTTCGAGCGCAGACGGAGCGGGAGATACTGCAATCTCTGGACCATCCGTTTCTTCCGACACTGTATACCCACTTCGAGACAGATAAATTCTCATGTTTGGTGATGGAGTTCTGTCCAGGAGGGGACCTGCACACCCTTCGACAAAGGCAGCCTGGAAAATACTTTTCAGAGCAAGCAGCTAA GTTCTATGTAGCCGAAGTTCTCCTGGCACTGGAGTACCTGCATATGCTTGGGATTATATACCGTGATCTGAAGCCGGAGAATGTCCTTGTTCGGGAGGATGGGCACATCATGCTCACTGATTTTGACCTCTCCCTTCGTTGTGACGTAAGCCCTACTGTTGTCAAGTCTGCCAACCCTGGACTAGATGCACTGCAAAGGAGCAACCAAGCATACTGTGTGCAGCCTGCTTGTATCGAGCCATCCTGCATCCAGCCGGCGTGTGTTGCTCCAACTACTTGCTTTGGTCCCCGTTTTTTCTCCAAATCCAAGtccaagaaagagaagaagccaaAGCCGAAGCCTGAGATCGTCAACCAAGTTAGCCCGCTGCCTGAGCTCATCGCGGAGCCGACCGATGCTCGCTCTATGTCATTTGTTGGCACCCATGAGTACTTGGCGCCAGAAATAATCAAGGGAGAAGGCCATGGCAGTGCTGTGGATTGGTGGACCTTTGGTATATTCCTTTACGAGCTCCTATTTGGTAAGACCCCTTTCAAGGGGTCAGGAAACCGGGCTACACTCTTCAATGTTGTTGGTCAGCCCCTGCGGTTCCCAGAGTCCCCAATTGTGAATTTCTCAGCTAGGGACTTGATAAGAGGGTTGCTGGTCAAAGACCCGCAGCATCGTCTTGGCTACAAACGAGGGACTACTGAGATTAAGCAGCACCCGTTCTTCGAGGGTGTGAATTGGGCATTGATACGGTGTGCAAGCCCTCCGGATGTACCAAAGCCTGTCGAGCTGGATCGCCCACCGAAGCCAGCCCCAGCTAACGATAAGGTTGCTTCAGCTGCCAACCAGAAGGGCCCAGATAACTTTCTGGAGTTTGAATTCTTCTAG